In the genome of Myxococcus stipitatus, one region contains:
- a CDS encoding ATP-binding protein produces MLATLVAVPAAVAVEVERGVRASGAGQSCHVLCVTGADVIAAPVEEGLLITWDAGGALEEVLDGVRRLHALRVASRTHLVVLTSRDDAQTQALAEAGADECVASPGQGWGTRLAALSRRLEAETGEHDLRALRRTSAFLRSALDAVPEPLFVKDRQHRWVAMNSAFCRVMGHPAEALLGRSDHEFVPAHEADSFWRNDEHVFRSGVPDESEETLTDRATGISRVLVTKKATFSGSGETFLVGIIRDVTDRKRLESQLLLAERMASVGTLAAGVAHEINNPLAYVSSNLAYVRDLLALPALSAEQLPELREVVAEALDGAARVCAIVRDLRTFARGDEERHGPVDVTRAVEGALRLVRNELTHRARVVCTLEAVPPVHGNEVRLGQVVLNLLVNALQALPPRPAEENRVRVSLRTGRAGQVELEVTDNGTGMTPEVQRRIFDPFFTTRPVGEGTGLGLSICHTLVQAMGGRIEVSSALDWGTTFRVVLPALSVGTVALPESPVLGSSVALVERRRLLLIDDEPSVGNSVTRLVRDVYEVHSVQDAREALRRLSTGERFDAILCDLMMPGMSGMDFVEELERLAPELVRRTGLMTGGAFTAQAREFVGRHSRGLLEKPFERERLCDFVEHLLP; encoded by the coding sequence GCTCCAGTCGAGGAAGGGCTGCTCATCACCTGGGATGCGGGAGGCGCGCTGGAGGAGGTGCTGGACGGTGTGCGTCGGCTGCATGCGCTCCGGGTGGCCTCGCGGACGCATCTGGTGGTGTTGACCTCGCGCGATGACGCGCAGACGCAGGCGCTCGCGGAGGCGGGGGCGGACGAGTGTGTGGCCTCACCCGGGCAGGGGTGGGGCACGCGGCTCGCGGCCCTGAGCCGACGGCTGGAGGCGGAGACGGGAGAGCACGACCTGCGCGCGCTGCGACGCACGAGCGCGTTCCTCCGCAGCGCGCTGGACGCGGTGCCCGAGCCCCTCTTCGTCAAGGACCGGCAGCACCGCTGGGTGGCGATGAACAGCGCGTTCTGCCGGGTGATGGGGCATCCCGCGGAGGCGTTGCTGGGACGGTCGGACCATGAGTTCGTCCCCGCGCACGAGGCCGACAGCTTCTGGCGCAACGACGAGCACGTCTTCCGCTCCGGGGTCCCCGACGAGAGCGAGGAGACGCTCACGGACAGGGCGACGGGCATCTCCCGGGTGCTGGTGACGAAGAAGGCCACGTTCAGCGGCTCCGGGGAGACCTTCCTCGTGGGCATCATCCGCGACGTCACCGACCGCAAGCGATTGGAGTCGCAGCTGCTGCTCGCGGAGCGCATGGCCTCCGTGGGGACGCTGGCGGCGGGGGTGGCGCACGAAATCAACAACCCGCTGGCCTACGTCAGCTCCAACCTCGCGTATGTGAGGGACCTGCTCGCGTTGCCGGCGCTGTCCGCGGAGCAGCTCCCGGAGCTGCGGGAGGTGGTGGCGGAGGCGCTCGATGGCGCGGCGCGGGTCTGCGCCATCGTCCGGGATCTGCGCACCTTCGCGCGCGGGGACGAGGAGCGACATGGCCCCGTCGACGTGACGCGCGCGGTGGAAGGGGCGCTGCGCCTGGTCCGCAACGAGCTGACGCACCGGGCGCGAGTGGTGTGCACCCTGGAGGCGGTGCCGCCCGTGCACGGCAACGAGGTGCGGCTGGGCCAGGTGGTGCTCAACCTGCTGGTGAATGCCCTCCAGGCGCTCCCGCCGAGGCCGGCCGAGGAGAACCGCGTGCGCGTCAGCCTCCGCACGGGGCGCGCGGGGCAGGTGGAGCTGGAGGTCACCGACAACGGGACGGGCATGACCCCAGAGGTCCAGCGGCGCATCTTCGACCCGTTCTTCACCACGAGGCCCGTGGGGGAGGGGACGGGGCTGGGGCTGTCCATCTGCCACACGCTGGTGCAGGCCATGGGCGGCCGCATCGAGGTGAGCAGCGCGCTGGACTGGGGAACCACGTTCCGGGTCGTGCTGCCGGCGCTCTCCGTGGGGACGGTGGCGTTGCCGGAGTCTCCGGTGCTCGGAAGCTCCGTGGCGCTGGTGGAGCGTCGCAGGTTGCTGCTCATCGACGACGAGCCCTCCGTGGGCAACTCGGTGACGCGGCTGGTGCGTGACGTGTATGAGGTCCACTCCGTCCAGGACGCACGCGAGGCCCTTCGACGGCTGTCCACGGGCGAGCGCTTTGATGCCATCCTGTGTGACCTGATGATGCCGGGCATGAGCGGGATGGACTTCGTGGAAGAGCTGGAGCGACTGGCACCGGAGCTCGTGCGGCGCACGGGGCTGATGACGGGGGGCGCCTTCACCGCGCAGGCGCGCGAGTTCGTGGGCCGTCACTCGCGGGGCCTGCTGGAGAAGCCCTTCGAGCGCGAGCGCCTGTGCGACTTCGTGGAGCATCTGCTTCCATGA